The Budorcas taxicolor isolate Tak-1 chromosome 25, Takin1.1, whole genome shotgun sequence genome includes a region encoding these proteins:
- the ZNRD2 gene encoding protein ZNRD2 isoform X1 yields MALNGAGEDMDCGGLWLGGSGGTLLQQDLPAPCASLPPEVDDFSWEPPTEAETKVLQARRERQDRISRLMGDYLLRGYRMLGETCADCGTILLQDKQRKIYCVACQELDSDVDKDNPALNAQAALSQAREHQLASASEPPLSSRPAPQPPVPRPEHCEGAAAGLKAVQGPPPPAVLPNADVVACTQEALLQKLTWASAELGSSTSLETSIQLCSLIRACAEALRSLQQLQH; encoded by the exons ATGGCCCTAAACGGCGCTGGTGAGGACATGGATTGTGGGGGCCTGTGGCTTGGCGGTTCGGGCGGCACCTTGCTTCAGCAAGACCTTCCGGCCCCTTGTGCCTCTCTTCCCCCAGAAGTCGACGACTTTTCCTGGGAGCCCCCGACCGAAGCGGAGACGAAGGTGCTGCAAGCGCGGCGGGAGCGACAGGATCGCATCTCCCGGCTCATGGGCGACTACCTGCTGCGTGGTTACCGCATGCTGGGCGAGACCTGTGCTGACTGCGGG ACGATCCTCCTCCAAGACAAACAGCGGAAAATCTACTGCGTGGCTTGTCAGGAGCTCGATTCAGACGTGGATAAAGATAACCCGG CTCTGAATGCCCAGGCTGCCCTCTCCCAAGCTCGGGAGCACCAGCTCGCCTCTGCCTCGGAGCCCCCCTTGAGCTCTCGGCCTGCCCCTCAGCCGCCAGTACCCCGTCCTGAACACTGTGAGGGAGCTGCAGCAGGGCTTAAGGCAGTCCAGGGGCCACCCCCTCCTGCTGTGCTTCCAAATGCAGATGTGGTGGCCTGCACACAGGAGGCTCTCCTGCAGAAGCTGACCTGGGCCTCAGCTGAGCTGGGCTCTAGCACCTCCCTGGAGACTAGCATCCAGCTGTGTAGCCTTATCCGGGCGTGTGCTGAAGCCCTGCGTAGTCTGCAGCAGCTGCAACACTAA
- the FAM89B gene encoding leucine repeat adapter protein 25, protein MNGLPSAEAPSGAGCALAGLPPLPRGLSGLLNASGGSWRELERVYSQRSRIHDELSRAARVPDGPRRATGAANAGTAAGTPGSRRPVNLDSALAALRKEMVGLRQLDMSLLCQLWGLYESIQDYKHLCQDLSLCQDLSSSLHSDSSYPPDAGLSDDEEPPDASLPPDPPPLTVPQTHNVRDQWLQDAFHISL, encoded by the exons ATGAATGGGCTGCCTTCTGCCGAGGCGCCGAGCGGCGCGGGCTGCGCCCTGGCTGGTCTCCCGCCGTTACCGCGCGGCCTCAGCGGTCTTCTCAACGCGAGCGGGGGCTCGTGGAGAGAGCTAGAGCGCGTCTACAGTCAGCGCAGCCGCATCCACGATGAGCTGAGCCGAGCCGCCCGCGTCCCGGACGGGCCCCGCCGAGCCACCGGCGCCGCCAACGCGGGAACTGCCGCGGGTACTCCTGGCTCGCGTCGCCCTGTCAACCTCGACTCGGCGCTAGCGGCGCTGCGCAAGGAAATG GTGGGCCTGCGGCAGCTGGACATGTCCCTGCTGTGCCAGCTGTGGGGCCTGTATGAGTCGATCCAGGACTATAAGCACCTGTGCCAAGACTTGAGCCTGTGCCAGGACCTGTCGTCCTCCCTGCACTCAGACAGCTCCTACCCACCTGACGCTGGCCTGTCTGATGATGAGGAGCCTCCAGATGCTAGCCTGCCCCCAGACCCGCCACCCCTCACTGTGCCCCAGACACACAATGTCCGGGACCAGTGGCTGCAGGATGCCTTCCATATCAGCCTCTGA
- the ZNRD2 gene encoding protein ZNRD2 isoform X2, whose protein sequence is MALNGAEVDDFSWEPPTEAETKVLQARRERQDRISRLMGDYLLRGYRMLGETCADCGTILLQDKQRKIYCVACQELDSDVDKDNPALNAQAALSQAREHQLASASEPPLSSRPAPQPPVPRPEHCEGAAAGLKAVQGPPPPAVLPNADVVACTQEALLQKLTWASAELGSSTSLETSIQLCSLIRACAEALRSLQQLQH, encoded by the exons ATGGCCCTAAACGGCGCTG AAGTCGACGACTTTTCCTGGGAGCCCCCGACCGAAGCGGAGACGAAGGTGCTGCAAGCGCGGCGGGAGCGACAGGATCGCATCTCCCGGCTCATGGGCGACTACCTGCTGCGTGGTTACCGCATGCTGGGCGAGACCTGTGCTGACTGCGGG ACGATCCTCCTCCAAGACAAACAGCGGAAAATCTACTGCGTGGCTTGTCAGGAGCTCGATTCAGACGTGGATAAAGATAACCCGG CTCTGAATGCCCAGGCTGCCCTCTCCCAAGCTCGGGAGCACCAGCTCGCCTCTGCCTCGGAGCCCCCCTTGAGCTCTCGGCCTGCCCCTCAGCCGCCAGTACCCCGTCCTGAACACTGTGAGGGAGCTGCAGCAGGGCTTAAGGCAGTCCAGGGGCCACCCCCTCCTGCTGTGCTTCCAAATGCAGATGTGGTGGCCTGCACACAGGAGGCTCTCCTGCAGAAGCTGACCTGGGCCTCAGCTGAGCTGGGCTCTAGCACCTCCCTGGAGACTAGCATCCAGCTGTGTAGCCTTATCCGGGCGTGTGCTGAAGCCCTGCGTAGTCTGCAGCAGCTGCAACACTAA